A genomic window from Triticum urartu cultivar G1812 chromosome 7, Tu2.1, whole genome shotgun sequence includes:
- the LOC125522811 gene encoding extensin-like, whose translation MALAPRSALPLRSLVWLRIMSHSKPYLISFSSSSSSDDAILLAARGTATPVARAVQPPTAPGSSCGGSVTPEQRVLHPLPSSTPKFPIHKPSRPALQYPDQPCNILQPLKDKPLPAKHGDHKVPQSPKFSHFPNQSIAEPVGKSLTPLEDPRHSVPGDSCITLQPVTHKYSPKARPNHKVCEDPDIRDRRIPKDRSLHEPPHPTPAPFINEHAYKSPPKPYPDHKVCENLDIRVRQIPKDGSFREPPHPSPDPFVNEHAYKSSPKPHHDHKVCEDPPIRVSSIRPPPHPTPDP comes from the exons ATGGCACTTGCTCCGCGCTCGGCTCTGCCTCTGCGCTCCCTGGTGTGGCTAAGGATCATGTCGCACAGCAAGCCATATCTGATCTCTttctcctcctcgtcctcctccgacgatgccattctgctggcAGCTCGAGGAACTGCCACTCCAGTTGCTCGTGCCGTTCAGCCTCCAACCGCTCCAG GTTCGAGTTGTGGCGGGTCCGTTACTCCGGAGCAAAGAGTTCTTCACCCACTTCCATCTAGCACACCTAAATTTCCAATCCACAAGCCTTCTCGTCCCGCCCTCCAATATCCTGACCAGCCATGCAACATACTTCAGCCTCTGAAAGACAAACCTTTGCCGGCAAAACATGGTGATCACAAAGTTCCCCAAAGCCCCAAGTTTAGCCACTTCCCGAACCAGTCGATTGCTGAGCCTGTTGGCAAGTCTTTGACGCCCCTGGAAGATCCTAGACACTCTGTCCCTGGTGATTCATGTATCACACTTCAACCTGTAACTCACAAGTATTCACCGAAAGCACGTCCTAATCACAAAGTTTGTGAAGATCCTGATATTCGAGATCGCCGAATTCCCAAGGACAGGTCACTCCACGAGCCGCCGCACCCAACTCCTGCCCCTTTCATCAACGAGCATGCTTACAAGTCTCCGCCGAAACCATATCCTGATCACAAAGTTTGTGAAAATCTTGATATTCGAGTTCGCCAAATTCCCAAGGATGGCTCTTTCCGCGAGCCGCCACACCCAAGTCCTGACCCTTTCGTCAACGAGCATGCTTACAAGTCTTCACCGAAACCACATCATGATCACAAAGTTTGCGAAGATCCTCCTATTCGAGTTAGCTCTATCCGCCCGCCGCCGCACCCAACTCCTGACCCTTAG